In uncultured Methanobacterium sp., a genomic segment contains:
- a CDS encoding glycosyltransferase family 4 protein, with protein sequence MKICILSMDFLPNIGGIAAHVYELAKALVDEGNEVHVISVRTENQHEYEKIDGIHIHKLFKPKNQYTGLLYYLISVMRKLRDLNSKIKFDIVHSHSVDDSIPLIFFPSLTVIETEHSSGFLENIDNNKRIRFYRWILNHANQVICPSLELKDYVIKIGINPSRVNYIPNGVDIKKFNPKVEKKEITGIKKEEKIVLCPRRLEPKNGVIYFVKAIPQVLKKVNNVKFLIAGYGSESEKIKNESKKLKIEDNIVFLGSVPNDEMPNLYTSSSIVVLPSLKEATSIAGLEAMASGKPLVGSDVGGIPQIIEDNQTGLIIPPQREDLLASALISILSDDQKPILMGEKAYKKVKNEFDWTIIAKRTMNIYKRALE encoded by the coding sequence ATGAAAATATGCATTTTATCCATGGATTTTCTTCCCAATATTGGTGGAATCGCCGCACACGTATATGAACTTGCAAAGGCACTGGTAGATGAGGGAAATGAAGTCCACGTAATTTCAGTGAGAACAGAAAATCAGCATGAATACGAAAAAATAGATGGAATTCACATTCATAAACTCTTTAAGCCCAAAAATCAATATACTGGTTTATTATACTATTTAATTTCTGTAATGCGCAAATTACGGGATTTAAACTCAAAAATAAAATTTGACATTGTACACAGCCACAGTGTGGATGACAGCATCCCCTTAATCTTTTTTCCCAGTTTAACTGTTATAGAAACCGAACATTCTTCTGGTTTTCTGGAAAATATTGATAACAATAAAAGAATTCGTTTTTACCGATGGATCTTAAATCATGCCAATCAGGTTATCTGCCCAAGCCTGGAACTAAAAGATTACGTTATTAAGATAGGAATTAATCCCTCCAGGGTTAATTATATCCCTAATGGAGTTGATATTAAGAAGTTCAATCCAAAAGTTGAGAAAAAAGAAATAACTGGGATAAAAAAAGAAGAAAAAATCGTTCTATGTCCACGTAGATTGGAACCTAAAAATGGAGTAATATATTTTGTCAAAGCGATTCCGCAGGTATTAAAGAAAGTAAATAATGTAAAGTTCTTAATTGCCGGATATGGTTCCGAATCTGAAAAGATAAAAAATGAATCGAAAAAACTAAAAATTGAGGATAATATTGTTTTTTTAGGATCAGTCCCTAACGATGAAATGCCGAATCTATATACTTCATCTTCCATAGTTGTATTACCTTCATTAAAAGAAGCAACCAGTATTGCAGGATTAGAGGCCATGGCTAGTGGTAAACCACTTGTTGGTTCTGATGTTGGAGGAATCCCCCAGATCATTGAGGATAATCAAACCGGATTGATAATACCCCCCCAAAGGGAAGATTTGCTTGCTTCGGCTCTGATCTCAATATTATCGGATGACCAGAAACCAATTTTAATGGGAGAAAAAGCCTATAAAAAAGTAAAAAATGAATTTGACTGGACCATTATAGCAAAAAGAACAATGAATATATATAAAAGAGCATTGGAATAA
- a CDS encoding methyltransferase domain-containing protein, producing MYLTILTVGKINHEMEKLGDELNKTGPEKYSKIHEWNQNKLIDRNCPFCNSSGEFSFTRPDNLKIKYCNVCGSFFVSPSPSENELNTFYNTYFSEYRRVELNEYWANRMLSVHPYSDIRVREITSIIDLKGKTVLDVGCGYGQNLINFQKLGATVNGIDLDEESIKFIKNELNIENTKNCDLKSVDGTYDIILLNDFIEHPLNPLDELIKAEQLLNKNGILTIWTPNAHFAFEETNPVIFNVDLEHMQYLSFKTCTYLSEILKLDIIHLESLGFPGFKGFNEIKLSKIDDLKTKVIKVINTHEKLYNFYNSVHGFNSKDIRDGRYHLFCILQKR from the coding sequence GTGTATCTCACCATATTAACTGTTGGTAAAATAAATCATGAAATGGAAAAATTAGGTGATGAATTGAATAAAACCGGACCAGAAAAGTATAGCAAGATTCATGAATGGAATCAAAATAAATTAATTGATAGAAATTGTCCCTTCTGTAACTCCAGTGGGGAATTTTCATTCACCCGCCCGGATAACTTGAAGATTAAATACTGTAATGTTTGTGGTAGCTTTTTTGTGTCTCCATCACCCAGCGAAAATGAACTCAACACTTTTTATAACACTTACTTTTCTGAATATCGCCGGGTTGAGTTAAATGAGTACTGGGCAAATCGAATGTTATCAGTTCATCCTTATTCTGACATCCGAGTACGTGAAATAACTTCTATTATTGACTTAAAAGGAAAAACAGTCCTGGATGTTGGATGTGGTTATGGGCAGAATTTAATTAATTTCCAAAAATTAGGTGCAACAGTTAACGGCATAGATCTCGATGAGGAATCCATTAAATTCATAAAAAATGAATTAAATATCGAAAATACCAAAAATTGTGATTTAAAAAGTGTTGATGGGACTTATGATATAATATTATTGAATGACTTTATTGAACACCCATTAAATCCACTTGATGAACTTATCAAAGCAGAACAATTACTAAATAAAAATGGAATATTGACTATCTGGACTCCTAACGCACATTTTGCTTTTGAAGAGACCAATCCAGTAATTTTTAACGTTGACCTAGAACATATGCAGTATTTATCTTTTAAAACATGCACATACCTTTCTGAGATATTAAAATTGGACATAATACACCTTGAAAGTTTAGGATTTCCTGGTTTTAAAGGGTTTAATGAAATTAAATTGTCAAAAATTGACGATTTGAAGACAAAAGTGATTAAAGTTATAAACACCCATGAAAAATTGTATAATTTCTATAATTCTGTGCATGGTTTTAATTCAAAAGATATCAGGGATGGAAGATACCATTTATTCTGTATTTTACAAAAACGTTAA
- a CDS encoding polysaccharide biosynthesis C-terminal domain-containing protein, with amino-acid sequence MNEYKLFVHRIGLMGLTNILLALSSLIFLPVMTKSFSTADYGIWVQINTTIALVVSASNLGLPYTMLRFLSAEKDKTVIQERFYSITAVLIFSASIISLILLIFSSTISSYLFNNNSNIALLLIPLTFFSCLNGLLINYFRTFQQMKKYSIFLILQTYLAVFIVSYLALNGFDIYIASTGLLISNLIIFIIISILIIKDIGLKIPKFSNIREYLSFGIPTVPANLSYWILDSSDRYLIGILMGTLFVGYYSPGYTLGYIIVMIMAPFSLLLPSILPKYYEEKNEKQMHIYLDYSLKFFLLFAIPSVFGLSMLSKPLLLILTTPEIALNGYLVTPFIALSFLLYGFHAIISNVLVLEKKTKIFGLIWITAALLNLGLNIFLIPYIGILGAAISTLIAYFIATLITLVYTTKSFKFNFNPKFILKSTLASIIMSLIIVIINPQGIIMIIFTTLICSAVYFLLLRISGGIKEEEIKLLKSIMLNSN; translated from the coding sequence TTGAATGAATACAAACTTTTTGTGCATAGAATTGGATTAATGGGGTTAACCAACATATTACTGGCTTTAAGTTCTTTAATTTTTCTCCCGGTTATGACCAAAAGTTTTTCAACCGCAGATTACGGTATATGGGTGCAGATAAACACTACAATTGCACTGGTGGTCAGTGCATCTAACTTAGGATTGCCATATACGATGCTAAGGTTTTTATCAGCAGAAAAAGACAAAACAGTGATACAGGAACGCTTTTATTCCATTACTGCTGTGTTAATTTTTTCAGCCAGCATAATATCATTAATTTTACTGATATTTTCCAGTACTATTTCCAGTTACCTTTTCAACAATAACAGTAACATAGCCCTTTTACTGATACCCTTAACATTTTTTTCCTGTTTGAATGGTTTACTGATAAATTACTTCCGAACATTCCAGCAGATGAAAAAATATTCAATATTTTTGATATTGCAAACTTATTTAGCGGTTTTTATTGTTTCATATTTAGCTCTGAATGGATTCGATATTTACATTGCCTCTACTGGACTGTTAATTTCAAATTTGATAATTTTTATCATAATCTCAATTTTAATAATCAAAGATATTGGTTTAAAGATTCCTAAATTCAGTAATATACGGGAATATCTTTCATTTGGAATTCCAACAGTCCCTGCAAACTTATCTTATTGGATACTGGATTCAAGTGATCGTTACTTGATCGGTATACTCATGGGTACATTATTTGTTGGTTATTATTCCCCTGGATATACCCTGGGATACATAATCGTCATGATAATGGCACCATTTTCACTTTTACTACCTTCAATTCTCCCCAAGTACTATGAAGAAAAAAACGAAAAACAGATGCATATTTACCTGGACTATTCTTTAAAATTTTTCCTATTATTTGCAATACCCTCGGTATTTGGTTTATCAATGCTTTCAAAACCTCTTTTATTAATATTAACAACACCAGAAATTGCTTTAAATGGTTATTTAGTAACACCATTTATTGCACTGAGTTTCCTTTTATATGGATTCCATGCAATTATCAGTAATGTGCTTGTTTTAGAAAAAAAGACCAAAATATTTGGCTTGATCTGGATAACTGCTGCCCTCTTAAACTTAGGGCTTAATATATTTCTTATTCCATACATTGGAATATTAGGAGCAGCCATATCCACCCTGATTGCATATTTCATTGCCACGCTAATTACACTGGTGTATACAACTAAATCTTTCAAATTTAATTTTAACCCTAAGTTTATATTAAAAAGCACTCTTGCTTCCATTATAATGTCGTTGATAATAGTTATCATTAATCCCCAGGGGATTATAATGATTATATTTACAACTTTAATATGTTCTGCAGTTTATTTCTTATTATTAAGAATTTCAGGGGGAATAAAAGAAGAAGAAATTAAATTATTAAAAAGTATCATGTTAAATTCCAATTAA
- a CDS encoding glycosyltransferase family 4 protein, with amino-acid sequence MIQEKLKVAIITNYPSPYRIPVFEKLSHIFDLTVYFTHMEFEGDKPKIKDKMRNWDLKSQYNFKHKFLKGKTISFQKKMEYDVNFSIVKELDKGYDAVIIGGYNTFTTQLALVLCKIKKIPVILWSGNTLHKNEYNLFRRLSTPIMSFLIKKTDGFIVYGTRAKEYIESFGISPEKISIAINVGDINFFMSENDRIQSQKEALKEHFQIETEYNIIFVGSFVYGKGITYLIDAFGKFNPKNVGLILIGGGGPLNDEITAKIQETDNVYFMGHIDPLELPKFYAIADLFIVPSSLDRFSIVMSEAMASGLAVISTPANGASCDLIKDDYNGYVIPEESSEAIESVFRKIFENPEKLEKMGENSKKCIKEVNNTDKTVEGFVNAVNYVVNLK; translated from the coding sequence ATGATACAAGAGAAACTGAAAGTTGCAATAATTACCAATTACCCTTCTCCTTACAGAATCCCTGTTTTTGAAAAATTATCCCATATTTTTGATTTAACAGTCTATTTTACTCACATGGAATTTGAAGGGGATAAACCTAAAATTAAAGATAAGATGAGAAACTGGGACTTAAAATCCCAGTATAACTTTAAACACAAATTCTTGAAGGGAAAAACCATCAGTTTTCAAAAGAAGATGGAATACGATGTGAACTTTTCCATAGTTAAAGAATTGGATAAGGGATATGATGCTGTAATTATAGGTGGTTACAATACATTCACCACCCAGCTTGCTCTGGTTTTATGTAAAATCAAAAAAATACCGGTAATCCTGTGGTCAGGAAATACTCTGCATAAAAACGAATACAACCTCTTCAGACGATTATCAACACCTATAATGAGTTTTTTAATCAAAAAAACTGATGGGTTCATTGTTTACGGAACGCGTGCTAAGGAGTACATTGAATCCTTTGGTATTTCCCCTGAAAAGATTTCCATAGCCATAAACGTGGGTGATATCAACTTTTTCATGTCTGAAAATGACAGGATCCAATCCCAAAAGGAGGCTCTTAAGGAACATTTCCAGATAGAAACAGAATACAACATTATTTTTGTGGGATCTTTTGTTTATGGGAAAGGAATAACTTACCTCATTGATGCTTTTGGAAAATTCAATCCTAAAAATGTGGGGTTAATATTAATTGGTGGCGGGGGACCATTGAATGATGAAATTACTGCCAAAATACAAGAAACAGATAACGTATATTTCATGGGCCACATAGACCCCCTTGAACTGCCTAAATTTTATGCTATTGCTGATTTGTTCATTGTTCCCAGTTCATTGGATCGTTTTTCAATTGTTATGAGTGAAGCAATGGCTTCGGGCCTTGCGGTTATATCAACCCCTGCAAACGGTGCTTCATGCGACCTCATTAAAGATGACTATAATGGATATGTAATTCCCGAAGAAAGTAGTGAGGCCATTGAATCAGTTTTTAGGAAAATATTTGAAAATCCAGAAAAACTGGAAAAAATGGGTGAAAACTCTAAAAAATGCATAAAAGAAGTTAATAATACGGATAAAACTGTTGAAGGCTTTGTAAATGCTGTTAATTATGTTGTTAATTTGAAATAA